Proteins encoded in a region of the Halioglobus maricola genome:
- the der gene encoding ribosome biogenesis GTPase Der: protein MIPVIALVGRPNVGKSTLFNQLTRSRDALVADFPGLTRDRKYGEARLGDQPYVVIDTGGISGDEEGIDHEMAGQSQAAIEEADAVLFLVDAREGLNAADDSLARYLRQRNKPFHLVVNKIDGINEDVATSDFYSLGVSSMFSIAASHGRGVRQMIEEVLVEFPPEDPREEDEDYYRSTRVAVVGRPNVGKSTLVNRLLGEDRVVVFDQPGTTRDSIYIDYQRDDKDYTLIDTAGVRRRKNVKETVEKFSIVKTLKAIDDAHVVILVMDAHEGLVEQDMHLLGHCIEKGRGLVLAVNKWDGVEPDQRDWIKSELNRRLVFAEYADTHFISALHGTGVGHLYKSINAAFESSTRKLSTNVLTRILEDAVFDHNPPMINGRRPKLRYAHAGGQNPPLIIIHGNQTGKVPASYQRYLEKIYRRELELVGTPVRIEFRTSENPYAEKRNKLTQRQVQRKRRLMSHVKKAEKKKKKKKK from the coding sequence TGACCCGCGATCGCAAGTATGGCGAGGCTCGCCTTGGCGACCAACCCTACGTGGTAATCGATACCGGCGGTATTAGTGGTGATGAAGAGGGAATTGATCATGAGATGGCCGGCCAGTCTCAGGCCGCTATCGAAGAAGCAGACGCTGTTCTTTTCCTGGTGGACGCCAGAGAGGGACTGAACGCGGCAGATGATAGCCTCGCGCGCTACCTGCGTCAGCGAAACAAGCCCTTTCATCTTGTCGTGAACAAGATCGATGGTATTAACGAGGACGTCGCTACCAGCGATTTCTATTCGCTGGGTGTCAGCTCCATGTTCTCAATCGCCGCGAGCCATGGTCGCGGCGTTCGCCAGATGATCGAAGAAGTTCTGGTCGAGTTTCCGCCTGAAGATCCCCGCGAGGAAGACGAGGATTACTACCGCTCAACTCGGGTAGCCGTGGTTGGCCGACCGAATGTCGGCAAATCGACACTGGTGAATCGCCTGCTAGGGGAAGACCGGGTCGTGGTATTTGACCAGCCAGGGACAACCCGCGACAGTATTTATATCGACTACCAGCGCGATGACAAGGATTACACCCTGATTGATACGGCGGGTGTCAGGCGCCGCAAGAACGTTAAGGAAACGGTGGAAAAGTTCTCCATCGTCAAAACGCTCAAGGCTATCGACGATGCTCATGTGGTGATTCTGGTGATGGATGCCCATGAAGGTCTGGTTGAGCAGGATATGCACTTGCTTGGCCACTGTATCGAAAAGGGCAGGGGCCTGGTACTCGCGGTTAACAAGTGGGATGGGGTAGAGCCTGACCAGCGCGATTGGATCAAGTCCGAGTTAAATCGCCGTCTGGTTTTTGCCGAATATGCCGATACCCACTTTATCTCCGCCCTGCACGGCACTGGCGTGGGTCACTTGTACAAGTCGATCAATGCGGCCTTTGAATCGTCCACTCGCAAACTCAGCACTAATGTACTGACGCGTATTCTTGAAGACGCAGTGTTTGACCACAATCCTCCAATGATCAACGGCCGGCGCCCCAAGCTGCGTTACGCTCATGCGGGAGGCCAGAATCCTCCCCTGATCATCATTCATGGCAACCAGACCGGTAAGGTGCCTGCGAGTTACCAGCGCTATCTGGAAAAAATATACCGTCGTGAACTGGAGCTGGTGGGCACCCCGGTACGCATCGAATTTCGCACCTCTGAGAACCCCTACGCTGAGAAGCGTAACAAGCTCACCCAGCGTCAGGTGCAGCGCAAGCGGCGCCTGATGTCACATGTCAAAAAAGCCGAAAAGAAGAAAAAGAAAAAGAAGAAGTAA
- a CDS encoding group III truncated hemoglobin translates to MPDLDSRENVEQFVELFYQQVLADPELGPIFLDVAAIDLDVHLPHIKDYWCKLLLGERGYQRHTMNIHRQLHGKRSLAGPDFARWLAHFEATLDTHFTGQYTEKARRIAGAIAANMEQGLEF, encoded by the coding sequence ATGCCGGATCTGGATAGCAGGGAAAATGTAGAACAGTTCGTGGAGCTGTTTTACCAGCAAGTGCTGGCGGACCCTGAACTGGGCCCCATTTTCCTTGATGTCGCCGCTATCGACCTGGATGTGCACTTACCTCATATCAAAGACTATTGGTGCAAGTTGCTGCTGGGAGAGCGTGGTTACCAGCGTCATACTATGAACATTCACCGCCAGCTCCACGGCAAACGCAGCCTGGCGGGCCCTGACTTCGCCCGCTGGCTGGCCCATTTCGAGGCCACGCTGGACACGCATTTTACCGGTCAATACACGGAAAAAGCCCGCCGTATAGCAGGTGCTATAGCAGCTAATATGGAACAAGGGCTCGAATTCTAG
- a CDS encoding GIN domain-containing protein: MIKYSMIPAALLITSMASADTITVTELIADGVEVLGDVEVEISQGDVVELQVRGEREDLERKPFYLDGRTLILGAAKRRDKHDYDDLKYKLTLPDLDEVTLNGSGDVYVKPLVVAEIELNVNGSGDIKAFSITADDLELTVEGSGDLKVAEVKAPSLSLLVAGSGDIGLGDVQLDVVESVVSGSGDIKVGSSMGKASTIEMSIIGGGAINMSPVDFDYAEINIVGSGDARIGEVKVMEVNIIGSGDVHYSGDPEIDSNVIGSGDLNRRN; the protein is encoded by the coding sequence ATGATCAAATATTCAATGATTCCCGCAGCGCTGTTGATAACCTCGATGGCGAGCGCAGACACCATTACCGTTACTGAGCTCATTGCCGACGGCGTGGAGGTGTTGGGCGACGTCGAGGTAGAGATTAGCCAGGGTGATGTCGTCGAGCTGCAAGTCCGTGGCGAACGTGAGGATCTCGAACGTAAGCCGTTCTACCTCGACGGGCGCACACTGATATTGGGCGCTGCCAAGCGTCGCGATAAGCACGACTATGACGATCTTAAATATAAGCTCACCTTGCCGGACCTCGATGAGGTGACGCTGAACGGTAGCGGCGATGTCTATGTGAAGCCCCTGGTCGTTGCCGAAATCGAGTTAAATGTTAATGGTTCGGGCGATATCAAGGCTTTTTCAATCACTGCCGATGATCTCGAGCTGACGGTGGAGGGCTCTGGCGACCTCAAGGTGGCGGAGGTAAAAGCGCCTTCGCTCAGTTTGCTGGTGGCCGGGTCCGGTGATATCGGCCTTGGTGATGTTCAGCTGGATGTTGTCGAGTCGGTCGTCAGCGGTTCGGGTGATATCAAGGTCGGATCTTCTATGGGGAAAGCTTCTACCATAGAGATGAGCATTATCGGCGGCGGTGCTATCAATATGTCACCGGTCGATTTTGATTACGCTGAAATCAATATTGTGGGCTCCGGCGACGCCAGAATTGGTGAAGTGAAAGTAATGGAAGTGAACATTATTGGCAGCGGCGATGTGCACTATAGTGGCGACCCGGAGATCGATAGCAATGTGATCGGCTCTGGCGATCTTAACCGCAGAAACTGA
- a CDS encoding GntR family transcriptional regulator, producing the protein MTVEWNDKQPIYRQLRDLVAERIMDGSFPEGDAVPSVRQVASDYQINHLTVGKAYQELVDAGLLEKRRGLGMFVKEGAAKALTSNEKQQFIDEEVPAFLDRARVLGLELQEVVDLLLASGGESQ; encoded by the coding sequence GTGACAGTCGAATGGAATGACAAGCAGCCCATCTACCGCCAGCTCCGCGACCTGGTCGCTGAGCGCATTATGGATGGCAGTTTTCCGGAAGGGGATGCGGTGCCCTCGGTTCGCCAGGTGGCGTCTGACTATCAGATCAATCACCTGACCGTAGGCAAGGCCTATCAGGAACTGGTAGACGCAGGCCTGCTGGAGAAGCGCCGCGGTCTGGGCATGTTTGTAAAGGAAGGTGCCGCCAAGGCGCTTACCAGCAATGAAAAACAACAGTTTATTGACGAGGAGGTGCCCGCGTTTTTGGATCGGGCGCGCGTTCTCGGTCTTGAGTTGCAGGAAGTGGTAGACCTGCTGCTCGCCTCAGGGGGAGAATCACAATGA
- a CDS encoding ABC transporter ATP-binding protein, with protein MSTIIEARGLTRRFGDLRAVDGADFKVESGSVVGLIGPNGAGKTTLLRSLLGLCKYDGELDVLGCHPLRDRAKLMEQVCFIADTAVLPRWMKVIQLLDYVSGIHPRFDRSQAEAFLRDTDVGLNRRIRDLSKGMMVQLHLAMVMAIDAKLLILDEPTLGLDILFRKRFFEQLISDYYDGERTIIISTHQVEEVQHILTDVSFIDHGKMVLSRSMESIDEDFVQLDAVGEDAERAMGIPHLGAQSILGGKSIIYEDVDRASLEPLGKLRTPSIADLFVAIMGGEK; from the coding sequence ATGAGTACGATAATCGAGGCCAGGGGGCTGACCCGCCGCTTCGGTGACCTCAGGGCAGTGGACGGCGCAGACTTTAAAGTTGAGTCCGGATCTGTCGTGGGGTTGATTGGGCCTAACGGAGCAGGCAAAACGACTTTATTGCGTTCCTTGTTGGGCCTGTGCAAATACGATGGCGAGTTGGATGTACTCGGCTGTCATCCGCTCCGGGACCGCGCGAAACTGATGGAGCAGGTCTGCTTTATCGCGGACACGGCGGTATTGCCGCGCTGGATGAAGGTCATCCAATTGCTGGACTACGTCTCCGGTATCCATCCGCGTTTTGATCGCAGCCAGGCAGAGGCCTTCCTCAGGGATACCGACGTGGGTCTGAACCGCAGGATTCGCGATCTCTCCAAAGGCATGATGGTGCAACTGCACCTGGCTATGGTGATGGCAATCGACGCGAAGCTGCTGATTCTTGACGAACCAACCTTGGGCCTGGATATCCTGTTTCGCAAGCGCTTCTTCGAGCAGCTGATTTCTGACTACTACGACGGTGAACGCACGATTATTATTTCTACCCACCAGGTGGAAGAGGTGCAGCATATTCTTACGGACGTCAGCTTTATCGACCACGGTAAAATGGTGCTCTCCCGTTCCATGGAGTCCATCGATGAAGACTTCGTGCAACTGGATGCGGTGGGCGAAGATGCTGAGCGCGCTATGGGTATTCCTCACCTGGGGGCTCAGAGCATACTCGGCGGTAAGTCGATTATCTACGAAGACGTTGATCGCGCTTCGCTTGAGCCTCTCGGCAAGCTGCGGACGCCGTCGATTGCAGATCTGTTCGTGGCGATAATGGGGGGAGAAAAGTAA
- a CDS encoding Nramp family divalent metal transporter, with amino-acid sequence MKSDFTSTAKPRSPGPFGPGLLVTAAFIGPGTVTTASVAGASFGYALLWALLFSIIATAVLQEMSARLGLVTRMGLAQALRETFAGHWYGTAAVILVVAAVGIGNAAYEAGNITGAALGLQGLSGIDGWVWSLLVGAASAALLFSGRYKMIEGVLILLVLLMSTVFLLTFIMVRPSLNEFFGGLLRPSLPEGSLLTAIALIGTTVVPYNLFLHSSAVQEKWPDSEALDDSLRAARVDTGLSIGLGGLITLAILTTAAAAFFGSGMAISAANIAVQLEPLLGSASRYFFALGLFAAGLSSAVAAPLAAAYAVSGAMGWDTSLASWKFRSIWLAVLLCGTFFAVIGTKPLAAILFAQAANGFLLPVCAIFLLLMVNRKAAMGEYCNRLWSNLLGAIVVLVTLGLGGLKLYQVLL; translated from the coding sequence TTGAAATCTGATTTCACGAGTACAGCAAAACCAAGAAGCCCCGGACCGTTTGGCCCGGGGCTTCTTGTTACTGCGGCCTTTATCGGCCCGGGTACGGTCACTACCGCCAGCGTGGCCGGTGCGAGCTTTGGCTACGCTCTTCTCTGGGCGCTGCTGTTCTCCATCATCGCGACTGCTGTGCTCCAGGAGATGTCAGCTCGCCTGGGGCTTGTCACTCGCATGGGCCTCGCGCAGGCACTGCGTGAAACCTTTGCAGGCCACTGGTATGGGACTGCCGCTGTTATTCTCGTTGTCGCCGCTGTTGGCATCGGCAACGCTGCATATGAAGCGGGCAATATCACAGGCGCCGCACTTGGGCTGCAAGGTCTCAGCGGTATAGACGGCTGGGTCTGGTCACTACTGGTGGGTGCTGCTTCAGCTGCACTGCTGTTTAGCGGTCGTTACAAGATGATCGAAGGCGTATTGATCCTGCTCGTGCTGCTGATGAGTACTGTTTTCCTTTTAACGTTCATCATGGTGCGTCCCTCATTGAATGAATTCTTTGGCGGCCTGCTGCGGCCGAGCCTACCAGAGGGCAGCCTGCTCACTGCGATCGCACTGATCGGAACCACCGTGGTCCCCTACAATTTGTTCCTGCACTCCAGTGCCGTGCAGGAAAAGTGGCCCGATTCTGAAGCCCTGGACGATTCCCTGCGCGCTGCGCGGGTGGACACCGGGCTTTCGATTGGCCTCGGTGGCTTGATTACGCTGGCCATACTGACGACAGCGGCGGCGGCGTTTTTCGGCTCGGGTATGGCGATCAGTGCCGCCAACATCGCCGTGCAATTGGAACCTTTGCTCGGCTCCGCTTCGCGCTACTTCTTTGCGCTTGGCCTGTTCGCCGCAGGGCTCAGCAGCGCAGTGGCCGCGCCACTTGCAGCAGCTTACGCGGTGAGCGGGGCCATGGGATGGGACACCAGTCTCGCTTCCTGGAAGTTCCGCAGTATCTGGCTGGCGGTGCTGCTGTGTGGCACCTTCTTCGCTGTGATTGGTACTAAACCCCTTGCAGCTATACTCTTTGCGCAGGCAGCCAATGGCTTTTTGTTGCCGGTGTGTGCGATCTTTCTGTTGTTGATGGTGAATCGCAAGGCCGCTATGGGTGAGTACTGTAATCGCCTGTGGAGTAACTTATTGGGAGCGATAGTTGTTCTGGTTACACTGGGGCTTGGCGGCTTAAAGCTATATCAGGTACTACTATGA
- a CDS encoding GNAT family N-acetyltransferase, whose translation MVFREAIDSDLALLREFEQRVIEAERPYNSAIKSEPTTYYDIESLISDRDSQLLLAETDNEIVATGYAQIRSSKASLKHAQHAYLGFMYVSPKHRGQGINSMLIEQLISWCEQRSVQNFYLDVYALNRSAIKAYEKLGFRPSMVEMSLSRE comes from the coding sequence TTGGTTTTTAGAGAAGCAATAGATAGTGACCTGGCGCTGCTGCGCGAGTTTGAGCAGCGCGTTATTGAGGCTGAAAGACCCTACAACAGTGCCATCAAGAGCGAGCCTACCACGTACTATGACATTGAGAGCTTAATCTCAGATCGCGATTCTCAACTGTTACTCGCCGAAACTGACAATGAAATCGTTGCCACCGGGTATGCTCAAATAAGAAGTTCAAAGGCTTCTCTCAAGCATGCTCAGCACGCTTATCTGGGCTTCATGTACGTCTCACCAAAACATCGCGGTCAGGGTATAAATTCCATGCTGATAGAGCAGCTGATAAGTTGGTGTGAACAGCGGAGTGTGCAGAATTTCTATCTTGATGTTTATGCCCTGAATAGATCGGCCATCAAAGCGTACGAGAAGCTTGGTTTCAGGCCATCGATGGTAGAAATGAGCCTCAGCAGGGAATAA